The genomic interval CCAGAGCTCTGTCCTTGCTCCTGTTCTCAAGCTTACAAAATTTCTATAGGAAAATTATCAACTCCTATCgttttaatttctacttctttcttttttttatgattccCACATTTAAATCTTTAGCTGTAAACTCTCTGCTGAACTCCAGATCTCATATTTCTGGTTGTCCTCTGGATATCTTCTCAATATATGTGTTCTTAAGCCTTCTAAATCTATTAATTTTATTCCCTTCTCTGTGTTATGACAACTGGCCACGTTCTAGAGGAAAGAGGCTCCATCACCTTTTATCCTTAAGTGAAGATGCTGTGCAGTAGATCCCCCACCAAACGAAAGTAAATATATGACCTGAGTGAGAAGTAaatgtctattattattattattattatgggttgttgttgttgttgttgtttgcggtacgcgggcctctcactgctgtggcctctcccgtcgcggagcacaggctccggacgcgcaggctcagcggccacggctcacgggcccagccgctccgtggaatgtgggatcctcccggaccggggcgcgaacccgcgtcccctgcatcggcaggcggactctcaaccactgcgccaccagggaagctctgtctATTATTTTAAGCCTATGAGAGTTTGGAGTTATTTGTTATTGCGGTCTAGCCCAGCCCGACCTGACTGATTCAAGATCTAAAACCAAATTCATTGTTGCTTCCTTGAGCActgttaacagaatgaaagaacaTAAAAGCATCTCACTTGCTCTTCCTCCTACATTCTATTCTTCTCATCTTTTCTGAGCCATCAACATCAACCCATTTAAGCAGGCTAGAAACCTGGAAGCATATCTAGACTTCACGTTCATGTCCACCCACATTTTATGATTCAGGTAGTTCTGTAGATTCTAAGTATCCGTCAAATATCTTCTTTCATTCCCATCCTTAGTATACATCTTCTCATTATCTGTTGCCTGAACTATTGCAATGAGTTTGTAAATGATCTCCTTGTCTCTAGTGTCAGACTTCCCTAAATCCATGTGGCTGCCAGAGTAATTTCTATCAAACGAAAACTTTGATTATTCCACCCTCCTGCTTAAAATCTCTCACCAGGCCTTACAGAATAAAGCTTAAGTGCTTTACCATCGTACATTAGACTCTTAATAGTCCAagccttttctcccttctcagcCACATCTGCTCCAGCAACACCTAATCCCTAGGAGCACGGCTCCTTCTCCCACGcctgcaccacacacacacacacacacacacacacacagactccactatttctttttttttttttttgcggtacgcgggcttctcactgttgtggcctctcccattgagaagcgcaggctcagcggccacggctcacgggcccagccgttccgcggcatgtgggatcttcccggaccggggcacgaacccgtgtcccctgcatcggcaggtggactcccaaccactgcgccaccagggaagccctccactattTCTTGACCGATTCTTCTAGAAATCccaattttggtttcttttgctttaagaAGGCTTACCTGGTTGCAACAAGCAAACAGACTTATCAATTCCCTCCCTTGTACTACTTCTTTGCTTAAAATGTGCTTTTGTTATTGAACGTGGCAATTTAAAAGAATCTTTGCTCATGTGGCCATTGTGATGGCCATAGATGGCAATGACTGCGATCCTCTTGAGAATAGGGGGATATCTTATTCACAATTTTATCTGGAAAGTGCAGACCTTAGCACATTACAGATACCCTAAAAGATGTTTACAAAATGGATATGATAAACCATTTCATCAGATAGCTTAGCATCTGTTAAGTGTTTAGATtttttatataacaaaatttattgagagcttactatgtgtcaggcactgtagcAAACATtctataagttttattttatttagcctAACAGTACTTCTAGGGCACTGAGACATGCATTAGCTACCTATCCTCACTGATTTCACTATCTGAAGCAAACCCTTTCTCACCTTCCTGACAGGCCGATCATTATAGGCCCTTGGGTATTAATTAGATGGATTTCTTTCCTACACAGTAATTGAATGGATAACAGAGACATTATAGCCTACATTTGGGGTTTTTCTCTACAACTTTCAAGAGTAAGTTCAGctctattatttaaaacattctggACAAAAATCATGACATTTATATATCATCTTTTCTTGgaagcataacttttttttttttttaccaagattCATGGACCTCTGTGATAAGTAAGGGGTAACTTAagagaaacaggcacagagaggttgactAAGTTATTCCACATCATAACTTTCCAGGATTTCATTATTATTCCACACATACCCAACACCCACAAAAGAACTTGCTCATTATCACTGAGTGACAAAATGCCACGAGTGACAGAATTGTACAGATGACACTCAAGACTTATCTTTGGAGGACACTGATAAGATGTTGGGGGAAATCGcaaagatgagaagacagagtagAACTCTATGCCAAAATCCTATGACTCCAGCCTCTGGTCCTCTAGGTTGGAACATTCAGTCTTTTACAATTCAACTCTTGTGAATCTTTAATCTTCAAATAATAATAGGCAGATGGAGGAACCTAGTCTGTcaacacattaaaaaacacacaaatccTCCCCAAACCGATATTCCTTTCGTAAGGAGTGCAGAACCAGTGGCATTTGCTGAAGGCGAAAAGCCGTGAGACTGTCGAGCAGTGAAGACCCGCCACTCGgcctttttttgcagaaatacaCAAAACGTGTAGAATCGCTTACGTTTAACCCGTCCTAGCCTCTTCACTAGGAAACTGGCCGCTCGGGCGAATGTTGTTTTCCACCCCCCGCAGACAAGTGTGGAAGAGCGATTAACACTCGCTTGACAAACCCGCTCCCCGGGCCATTTGGGAGTTGCACGCGTTCGCCCCCGGGGTTCGGGCCGCTGCGCCTTCACGCGCAGCCTTTTTGTTTACGCGGCcggcagaggagagaggggaggagagggagaggacgTGTAAAGATGTAGCGGGCCGCGGGGGCTATATAAGGCTTCGGGCTCGGGCCGGCTGGGTGCCAGGGGCCGCCCTGCCCATGGAGATCGCGGAGACCACGGAGACCCCAGGCGGCCAGCGCGCGCGCCGCCGCCTCCAGCTGCGCGCCGCTCCCGCACGCCAGACGCCGCGCGGGGGCGCGGACTCCGGGTACCGCGTCTCGGCCCCGCCCTGCGCCTCCCGCGCTCCATCCCTCCCGCCTGcacctccccagctcctcccctccgCTCTCTCACCCCCGCACCCTCCAGGCCCTCGCTCAGGTGCGGTCGGTTCTCCCGGGTCTGAGCTCACGCCTCCTCTGCGCGTCTTTTGCTGCCCACCTCGCAGATCCGCAGGCTTCTGGAGACCGTGGGTGGAAGACAGTGGCGAGAAGGAGGCGGAGGCGCCGCACCACGCCGCGGAGGCGGTGAGTGAGCCGCGCCTCCCAGGGGCAGTGTTGATCGATCAACGCCGGGTACGCCGGGCCCCAGGGAGACACGCGCCTGGCCTTCCCCTCGCTTAAGATCGCGCCTGCTGGTGGCCATACCGGTGGCCCTGTCGGTGCTGATGCGACGAGTGCGTCCTCCACAGCTACTGGCACGCACAGATCGGGCCGGGAGCGAGGCTACTGAGAGCCCCGCGGTCACACTCCCTGCAGACGAGAGGAAAGCTTGGTCGCCAGGGTTTGCAGTTTTTTTAGAAGGTGAGTGCTAACTTCGATCCATTTCCTTACACCCCCAGATGCCAGATGGCCCCGGAATAACGGACGCCCCAGGAAAGCTTTCCCGATACAGACACCCAGTCAGGTGAGTGACAGGCCTCATCGAAGGTCTCCTGCTCCTGCAGCCACAGGGAAGAGCCGGGGGCCTCGTCCAGCCCTGCTCAGCAGCTGGTCCtgaagtttttctcttttggaaaatcTGTCTTTAACGTTTCTTTATCTTCCTCGCCCCAGAGGTCCTTTACTCATCGAACTGGAAAATGTAGGAGCTCACGCTCTCCCCTAAAAGAACTGTTAATCAGTGCACACTTagtaaatgcttaaaaaatgtattatgaagAGGGAAAGTGGGCGGTATTAGCA from Physeter macrocephalus isolate SW-GA chromosome 11, ASM283717v5, whole genome shotgun sequence carries:
- the RIPPLY2 gene encoding protein ripply2 translates to MEIAETTETPGGQRARRRLQLRAAPARQTPRGGADSGYRVSAPPCASRAPSLPPAPPQLLPSALSPPHPPGPRSGAVGSPGSELTPPLRVFCCPPRRSAGFWRPWVEDSGEKEAEAPHHAAEAMPDGPGITDAPGKLSRYRHPVRLFWPKSKCYDYLYQEAEALLKKFPIQATISFYEDSDSEEEIEELICEN